The following proteins are encoded in a genomic region of Amphiura filiformis chromosome 11, Afil_fr2py, whole genome shotgun sequence:
- the LOC140163897 gene encoding indoleamine 2,3-dioxygenase 1-like translates to MRASYIQPCLTNMVYGLANWKRKDPTKAPDLENLEGIITLIGGNDFSWLFMVYVAIEMDCGPGLGAMVDGQQAVENNDSAKLAEALKTMELSLQKMKKTLSRMYEHCAPEVFYKVIWPYLHSFNSVAFTNKGYGGLIYEGVSPEPKQFIGATQGLTSTIQSFDAALGIEPGTGKTILEKFRGYMPPAHREFIMALWHGPSINAYVQSGNNKELQQLYNRCLEGLTQFRSSHIQMATRYMIIFAGKRADNPKFPNTGSHLRQGSETMDFLKNLRDTTKNAGLID, encoded by the exons ATGCGAGCATCTTATATACAACCATGTTTAACCAACATGGTGTATGGACTGGCAAATTGGAAACGGAAAGATCCTACTAAAGCTCCAGATCTCGA AAATTTGGAGGGTATCATCACACTGATTGGTGGCAATGATTTTAGCTGGTTGTTCATGGTCTATGTTGCCATTGAAATGGATTGCGGACCAGGATTGGGAGCCATGGTGGATGGCCAGCAG GCTGTTGAGAATAATGATTCCGCAAAATTAGCGGAGGCATTAAAAACAATGGAACTGTCCTTGCAAAAGATGAAGAAGACTTTGAGTCGAATGTACG AGCATTGTGCACCGGAAGTGTTTTACAAAGTGATATGGCCGTACCTTCACAG TTTTAACAGTGTTGCGTTTACAAACAAGGGTTATGGAGGATTGATATACGAAGGTGTGAGCCCTGAACCAAAACAG TTTATTGGAGCCACTCAAGGACTAACGTCGACGATTCAAAGTTTTGATGCTGCTTTGGGCATAGAACCTGGAACAGGAA AAACTATATTGGAAAAGTTCCGTGGATACATGCCCCCAGCTCACCGTGAATTTATCATGGCACTGTGGCATGGACCGTCGATTAATGCTTACG TTCAAAGCGGTAACAACAAGGAGCTGCAACAATTGTACAATCGATGTCTGGAAGGATTGACGCAGTTCCGGTCAAGTCATATTCAAATGGCCACAAG ATATATGATAATTTTTGCTGGAAAAAGAGCAGACAATCCCAAGTTTCCGAACACTGGTTCACATTTGCGACAAGGGAGTG AAACAATGGATTTCCTGAAGAACTTGCGAGATACCACCAAAAACGCGGGTCTTATTGATTga